DNA from Pichia kudriavzevii chromosome 5, complete sequence:
GGTGGTTGATTACCTCCTCTTGTATATACATGGCTTGAGCAACCACTCACTTTCAGTGGATTCACCTCGCGCGTGGCTTCTCGATTCAAATTTTGCCTTCTTCTTGTCGCTCTTGTAGAACTCAAACTGTGTGAAcattttgttcttgtcGTCCTTGGAACGGAGTTTGAATCCGAGACCTTCAATGGCATTGACAAATGTACCACCATTGGAATCAACGAGTCTACTCTTGATTTCTGTAATCCACAGTTCACCATTGGGGACGAGGATTCTCTCTGCTTCGGCAATAAAGTCCAAAAAGTTCGTCCCCATCAATGACAAGCAGAAAATAGCTACAGTGACGCTAGCATTGGGGAGTGGAACATTCTTGATGTCGGCAACGGTGATTTTatcgttgattttctttaagTCAAAGGAATGTACCTTGATGGCCAGTTTACGGTTTTTGAGGTTCACTTCTCCTCCGTGACCgaacttcttcttgaactttttgAGTGCATTCTGGCCGTCTCTCTTGTACTCTTGCATGAAGTTGTCGACATTTATAGCCAAGGCTGCCTCTCCGCATCCCATGTCTGCTACAACGACTGTCTTTCCGCCATGGTCGTCAACACCAAGAAGCCCACCTGGCGCATTGGTCATCTTCTGCACTCCCTTGTAGACGAGTTTCCGCGTCAAGACATCAACAGGATTCTCCGGCCACGACTCAACCTGGCTCGCAAACCCCTTGTGATACTCCTCATACAATTCCGGCTGTCTCTGAATCATCTCAAGGGCACTCTTGGAGTCTGTCGTGTAGAGCTGCTCATTGATCCATCTGAATCTCGACCCGCTCAACTTGTTGAGCATTTTCCTCTGTAACGGCGTCAACTTGCTTGCATCAATGTCATCACCGTATGCTGGCGGTAATGTCTGCACCCTCTTGCTTGGACGCTCCTCAACTACTTCCTCCTTGGAAGAATTGGATCCCGGTCCTGGCCTCGTCTTCCCCCCAGCCTCGACCTTCTCCTCCAGCTCGACCCTTTCTTTTCTAtccttcttgtccttcttgtccttcttttccttcttttccttcttctgcttTGGAACTGCAAGCCCCAGCTTGGACGCTTCGTCAGTCACTTCCTCCTCACTCTCTCTGAAACGTCTCTTTTTCCCAACActtttcttcacttttttcttttccaatCCCCAgccttcaacttcaaataaCATTATTGCTTGTCTCGTCTGGCTAACTCCACTGTGATTGCGTTTATCGTCTCAAATGGAATTTATCTTCCACTACTTGTAACTATTTGCAGAAAAAAttttacaatttttttgttttcactCTCATTTTCATGCATGCATTTTGGAAAACGGCTCAGCTCTTTTACATTTCACCGTAATTTTAAAAGAGAAAACGGAAATTGTATAAAAGCGAAACTTTTTGCCACCCCCTCCCCTCGaagcaaaacaaaaaaacaggAAGAACTATAAAGACCAGCTGCGTGACCAGCAAGGGCGGTAGCAAAACCTCTGGACCTAATATAGGGTCTTTGCAGCTGACCAGGGCACTGTCAATGTGTACCACCTGTGCTATGGTTCTTCGAGGACATCAAGGCCATCGATGTCATTAAGGACTGAACAAAGATTGAGGAGCATATTTGCTATGGTCGACAAGAGCAAATCGCTACGTACAGCAAGTCTTGCGGAAACGCCTCACCTGGTGTTCCGTCTCTTTCCGACGAGGAAGAGCCTTTGATGGTTAACTACGTGATACTGCAGGTGCATTTCTGTAAAATGGcaagaaaatgatagtTTATATGGCTATCCAGGGCGCTGAACTGGTCTCCCAAGCTGTACCTTGACTTCCTGCTGGTCACGTGGTTGCAGTCACTGTATCATTTGGAGGAATTTGCTTACCTGGTAGCATTGGAGATTGTGGGATCAGCTTTACCACACCGAGAGGGTGTCATTCGAGGTCTTCCCACTAAGTACTCATGTGAACGTTAGTCGAATggttattaaaaaaaatatacaaggATCCAGAATCAAAAGTGAACACTTTTGTCAGTTCTGGTCGATTGGGGAATATACAATCCATACACTTTGGTGTCTTAAAAACACTCTTTGAAGTATTCAACCGCCACTTTATCCATATGTTGGACACCTTTACTTTTGGTGAGGAGCTCATCATAACCTCTTTTAGTTGTCTAACTAGATTGCAGCGGTTACCTCAATGTGGATATAATAGGTTTGATTGATTCCAAGTTGTGGCTAGATCTGTCCATGTCGATGTTGGAATTGGATTCTGCAGAACTTAGCTCAAGTCTTGAGAATCCATGTTCTCTGCTTTCAAGATCTTAACTCCATATACCTTTCCAGAAACTTTGTGAGATTTCTAAATGAAGCTTCCATAGAATAAGGTGACTACAATTGTCTAATTTGTTTGGCGCATATGAAACATTAACACCACTACCACCTCCTTAGCAGCTCATGTTTGATTGGCTTAACTAGCGTGATAATCCATTATTTGTGAAAAGGCtgacaaatttgaagagCTTTCAAAAGgcacttttttttcacccTCTAAAGTTTCTGAACACTAAATACACCACGATTTTGTCACCAATGTAAGTGACTTCTGAATGACTATTGTTTTGAGCAATCAGAATCTCTCTGATATACTGGGAAATTTGAAGGGGAAATATCGATCGCCTCGTCAACGGAAAGCTATAGTTTATATTGTATGCCATAGACTAACGTAGAGGTTCTGAGACTGGTCCTCTACCAATGAAAGGCATAATATAGCCAACACAAGATTGTCAATAGTGACTTCTACCCTTTGCAGTGACCATTCTATGGAAAGATAACCAATGTCGTCCACCATATAAGAAATGCTATTTCTCTTTCTACACGTTTTATTTCGATGAGACAAATGTCTCCGTCTAAACGTGTCAAGAAGCTGTCCTTATCTCATgctttcaactttttttttagacCAAAGAGACATTTGATTTAAAGGGTCCAATTCCCTCCATTCTGCTTGATAGTTCACAACACCGGCAGTTGCACCGTATAACCTTACCTGCTATTATCCCAGATTTGTGTCCTCTTACATTTCCAACATTTAGGGAGGccaaaggggaaaaaataCATCTTTACCCAACGAAACCTAAACTCAGCATTTCTATAGTTTTGTATTACGCAACTGCAATACTTTTGTCTTCAATACTACTTTGATTGTCGCCACGCTTGTTACTGCTTGGGCCCCATACAGATCTGCGGAGGCACTGCGACTGTATGGTCATTAGACACATGCGCTTCTGGGGGGCCAGACTTGAATAAAGGTAGATCCTTGCATGGAATTCAGTAAATTGGTGTTTTCCTACTGAGAATTTCCGCTGCAGCTGTTTGGCATTATTTGCACACCATTTTCCCAATATTCTACAACAGTTCAGTTAGACACATCTCGTATCCTTGGGACATGCCCCACTCTACCCTTAACTTACCTTCACTATGACTTCCCGTCCCTGTGTTGTGGTGAAACGTTTACTTTGTATTGTCTGTGAGCGACATTGGTGTTTTGTCAGATTACTTTGCCGCTCTTTTATTATCAGTGCCACTGACAACGTACATTTGGCAGGAGGATTAGTTGTCATTCGACGAACCGCATTGCCATAAACCCAATTCCTCTAAACCCTTATGGAGTTGTCCATTCGACGATCCAGTTGAAGTGCACCAATAAATGTGCCTCTCGGGAAATGGGATCCAGATCCAGCAATTAGAGCGCCCTCGTTAAAAAGATCTTCCATTTTGCTCCGCCCCCAGTTATACTGGAGATTTCAAGTTGGTGCATTTTTTGCATATGCATGTAGAGTTTCTAGAAATAGTTTGTCTGGATTTATTCGGCAGCAAGGCCGATGTCACAAAGCTGCAACATGCTTGCTGCATAAATGCTCCTGTGCATTGGACCAGGTAAAGTCTTGCATGATAGTCCCCTCTTATTTTTCCATATGGATCTAGGAATTGGCGCTTCATCCACTATAAGGTGCCACTTTGCAAGGCTTCATTTATTTGCATCACTGAACCCAACTGTATGTGCAACAAGTCATTAGACATGTCCGGGCCAGCAAGTACATTTGATTCCTAAGTTTGGGATGGATATGATAATATAATTATAGACTGTTTTCTATATACCTATCTATATCTCAATTGCTAGAGCAGATCCCATCCCTTTGCTTAAAGTCAGTTAGACCGACATTTGCACCTTATGACCTTACTTACTATTATCCAAGTTTGTGCACTCTTGCATTTCcaacatcaaaagaaacacgGGGAGGAAAAATACATCTTTACCCTATCAAGTTCAACTGCAGCGGATCCCAATCAAATGCTGGTGTTATTATAGTTATCAACTTATTCTAACCAGTCTTTATTGACTCGTTTTGTTTTTGCGCTTGGCTAATATTCAAACCTTGACTTTACCGGAGTTAAATACTCATCATCTTGCTATTTTGCAAATATGTTTGTTGTGATCCAACCAGCGGGTGTTCAGACAAACGCTGTTGTCCACGTATTATCTAACTGCGCTACCAGCCACACACTGGTTGGCGGTTTCACATAGACGTCCTGGAAGTAGTTGTCTTGAACGATGGTTGGAAGCAGCTGGCGCACTTTTAAATAATTCCCCTCGGAGAAAAGATTTAAGCTTCTAGATTTCCGAGTCCCGAGGGCCGGCTTAACTCCGTACAAAACATAAGAAAGTGCCATAATTGCTTATCAAAGACGGCATTAAACTTGTATACGTGCATATTGACGACAAAACTGTACAAATCAGGTCTAGCCCTCTCTATGGGCGCCATTGTACATATTTTTGGGTATAGTTAGGAAGATCGACTGTGCATAATAGTTTACTCTTACTTCAGTTCATATTACTAACAGCACGTATTTGTTGCTTCTCAGTGTGTTTGCTTATGGTTTCCTAATTTCAATCTATATAATTctcaataataaaaatacaaatttACTTTTATATTTCATTGTTCAATCCAGAGCTCCCAAAGACATTCATACCTCCCATACCCATACCCATACCCATACCCATACCCATATCCATACCCATATCCATACCCATATCCATACTCATACCCATACTTAGATTCACttcattcaaattcatattattcaaattaCGCAAATTAACATTTCCAACGTCATTGAGGTTATTTGTATTATTGATGCTTCTTAAATGGTTGACGTTGTTGTTCAGAGTTAGGCTGTTAAGATTCATATTGTTCAGGCTTGAACTGTTATTGTTCATACTACCTATATTCATATTATTCGCATTACTGATGCcattcaaattattcaTATTGCGCATATTCATATTAGACAACCCTGTATTCATACCGATCCCACTCATGCCATTTAACATAGCACCATTAATGTTGTCAATTCCACCTAACCCACTCATATTCATACCTGGAGTAGGCGTGCTTAGCGTCCTAGTCacatcaaatccaaaatcatttAAACCGGAAGGAATAGGCCCAGTCACATTATTTATACCACCAAATGCATTCATATAGTTATTTATGGTCGACGTTGGCGTCGAGGAAGTTGAAATCGGTGGCGTATTCATCCCACTGGTATTTGGGGTTGATATGTTTAAATGGTTGAATTTACTCTGAAGATCAAACTCAAAGCCCGCATGCACAGGATTAGAAGAACCATTTGAAAGTTGTGATGAGGAAGAGATTGGTTTGATATACTTGTAACTGCTGCTACCGTTATTATTGCCATTGTAGTTTTGCTGGCTTAATTGTGGCAATGAATTGGATCTGGTATTGTAATCAACCAAATGGTTTCTGTTTTTATGATTGTTATGAACGTGTCCATTAATAATTGCACTTTGAACTCTTTGTGAGCCACATTTCAAGCAACAGACATTCTTGGCAAAATTATGATAAGAACACGCTTCATTTAAACATTTCCAATCCCCAGCACGGAATGGCACATTTGAATTCTGTCTATTGTTTAGATTGCCATTGTTATTCCCACCGTTTGTATTAATATTATTGTTAATagtattgttgttgctattgttattattactattattattattattagtaATACTACTATTACTGCTGTTTCCGTTATTGCCAatgttattattgatatATCCCGAATTCCCAATATTTCCTGAACTGTTTCCTGAATTCCCAATGTTCCCAAGATTTCCATTATACAACTGATTATTATTTGGCTTGCTCAAACCGCCATTATAATTATTATTCCCATAGATAGATTCTTGAATTGTCGTAACTGATGCAATAGGAAATGAACACCTGAAACATGcagttcttctttgaaagtttgaaaaaccaCATGATGGACAGTTCCAATCCCCTGGTCGTGGTTTATTCTTAGATGTTGGAAATGATATCAATATATCCTGTGccttattgaaaacttctaTTGATGAAGGCTGAACTTCTATTagtttattgttgaaactTGACCCATTCAACGTTAATGCCTTGATGGCTTCCTCATGAGAATTAAATATAATAAACCCGGATAGAGTCAAGTTCATCGAATTACCACCATTATAATTCGGGTTTTTAATTAGCCAGAATGTTATGGATCTATCGTTCTGTTGGTTGAAAACGGAATCCAACTCAGATTGAGTTGTATCGTTGGGTAAGTTAGTTATATAGATgatctttgatttttcattgaaaaagtagCTCAAGTCTAAATTCAGGTCATGAGgcttttggaaaataaacttgaattttgaaagttcATGCATTTTCCTAGTTATTTGAATCATAGCATCAATATTGCTCAATTCTGTCGActcaattgaaaacttcttCTTAATAGTATCCAGGTCCAACTTCTTATATTCGATCGAATTGAATTCTGCGTTTCCATTCACCTCCTCAAATTTGATGTATTCCTTATACAAATCAAAGTAATTAGGATATTCCAAATAGTTaggaagttgaagttcGTTATCCTTGCAGTActtgatgaatttcaaCCTCAGATCCCATCCTTTGAGAACAACAAAGCAAAAAGGTTTTTTCTgagaaaatgcaaaatcattgatagAGTCTGTAAGTTTATCGATAAACTCTTTCACCTCTTTAATATCATATTCCTTACTTTCTAAAACATCATATATAGTGGAATCCACCACCGAATAGGACAGCTTCTTAAAGTTTAGCATGTTCATA
Protein-coding regions in this window:
- a CDS encoding uncharacterized protein (PKUD0E02480; similar to Saccharomyces cerevisiae YDR083W (RRP8); ancestral locus Anc_8.215), with translation MLFEVEGWGLEKKKVKKSVGKKRRFRESEEEVTDEASKLGLAVPKQKKEKKEKKDKKDKKDRKERVELEEKVEAGGKTRPGPGSNSSKEEVVEERPSKRVQTLPPAYGDDIDASKLTPLQRKMLNKLSGSRFRWINEQLYTTDSKSALEMIQRQPELYEEYHKGFASQVESWPENPVDVLTRKLVYKGVQKMTNAPGGLLGVDDHGGKTVVVADMGCGEAALAINVDNFMQEYKRDGQNALKKFKKKFGHGGEVNLKNRKLAIKVHSFDLKKINDKITVADIKNVPLPNASVTVAIFCLSLMGTNFLDFIAEAERILVPNGELWITEIKSRLVDSNGGTFVNAIEGLGFKLRSKDDKNKMFTQFEFYKSDKKKAKFESRSHARGESTESEWLLKPCIYKRR
- a CDS encoding uncharacterized protein (PKUD0E02490; similar to Saccharomyces cerevisiae YDL167C (NRP1); ancestral locus Anc_7.349); translated protein: MKEEELAGPKALELGPGGSTHLVSTTLSGESSLKKSDSSTLFIYIDFEYEDQSGEDKDNRHSNTSNDMNMLNFKKLSYSVVDSTIYDVLESKEYDIKEVKEFIDKLTDSINDFAFSQKKPFCFVVLKGWDLRLKFIKYCKDNELQLPNYLEYPNYFDLYKEYIKFEEVNGNAEFNSIEYKKLDLDTIKKKFSIESTELSNIDAMIQITRKMHELSKFKFIFQKPHDLNLDLSYFFNEKSKIIYITNLPNDTTQSELDSVFNQQNDRSITFWLIKNPNYNGGNSMNLTLSGFIIFNSHEEAIKALTLNGSSFNNKLIEVQPSSIEVFNKAQDILISFPTSKNKPRPGDWNCPSCGFSNFQRRTACFRCSFPIASVTTIQESIYGNNNYNGGLSKPNNNQLYNGNLGNIGNSGNSSGNIGNSGYINNNIGNNGNSSNSSITNNNNNSNNNNSNNNTINNNINTNGGNNNGNLNNRQNSNVPFRAGDWKCLNEACSYHNFAKNVCCLKCGSQRVQSAIINGHVHNNHKNRNHLVDYNTRSNSLPQLSQQNYNGNNNGSSSYKYIKPISSSSQLSNGSSNPVHAGFEFDLQSKFNHLNISTPNTSGMNTPPISTSSTPTSTINNYMNAFGGINNVTGPIPSGLNDFGFDVTRTLSTPTPGMNMSGLGGIDNINGAMLNGMSGIGMNTGLSNMNMRNMNNLNGISNANNMNIGSMNNNSSSLNNMNLNSLTLNNNVNHLRSINNTNNLNDVGNVNLRNLNNMNLNEVNLSMGMSMDMGMDMGMDMGMGMGMGMGMGGMNVFGSSGLNNEI